TGTTCTTCGTCGGCGCGGGGACGAGCGGCCGGCTGGGCGTGATCGAAGCCGCCGAGCTGCCTCCCACGTTCGGCACGCCGCCGGAAGCCGTGCGCGCCGTCATCGCCGGCGGCGAGGAGGCGGTGTTCCGGGCGCGCGAGGGCGCCGAGGACGACTTCGACGCCGGCGTGCGCGCGCTCGCCGACGCCGGCGTGTCGTCGCGCGACGTGGTCGTCGGCATCTCCGCCAGCGGCATCACCGAGTTCGTGCGCGGGGCCCTCACCGCCGCCAAGCGGGCGCGCGCCACGCGGGTTTTCGTGACGTGCTGGCCGGGCACCGGCCTGCAGGCGCTCGTGCACCTCGTCATCGCGCCGGCCGTCGGCCCCGAGGTCATCGCCGGCTCCACGAGGCTCAAGGCCGGCACCGCCACGAAGATGGCGCTGAACATGCTCACGACGGGCGCGATGATCCGCGCAGGCAAGACCTACGGCAACCTCATGGTCGACGTGCGCACCGGCTCCGCGAAGCTCAAGGACCGGGCGAAGCGGATCGTGTCGACGGTGACGGGCATCGCGCCCGAGCGCGCCGGCGATTTGCTCGCCGCCGCGGATTGGGACGTGAAAGCGGCCATCGTCATGGCGAAGACGGGCGGCTCGCCGGACGCGGCGCGCGAGACGCTTCGCCGCGCCGGCGGCCTGATGCGCCGCGCGCTCGGCGAAGATCTCGCGCCCGTCCTGCGGCGCCGGCTGCGCGCCGCGCGACGCCGGCCCTGATATCGCGGCCCTGACAAGCCCCGGCAGGCCCGGCGACAGGCTCCGACACAGGCCCTGCGCTGATTGACAGCCTCCGGCACCGCTGCTAGCGTGCGCGTCGGAGGTTCTCATGAAAGCCCTCTCGGCATCCATCGCGCTGCTTGCCGTCCTGTCGCTTCCGTCGGTCCGCACCATGGCCCAGGCGCCGCAGCCGGCGCCGCTGCGCGTCATCGCGTTCGGCGCGCACCCGGACGATGCCGAGCTGAAAGTGGCCGGCACGGCGTCGCTCTGGGCGGCGCAGGGCGCCAAGGTGAAGCTCGTAGCGATGACCAACGGCGACATCGGCCACTTCGAGCAGGCCGGCGGCCCGCTCGCCAAGCGGCGCCTCACGGAAGTGCAGCAGTGCGCGCGCGGGTTCGGCACCGAGGTGGCCACGATGGACATCCACGACGGCGAGCTCGTGCCCTCGCTGGACAACCGCCGGATGATGTCGCGGCTCATCCGCGAGTGGCAGGCCGACATCGTCCTCGGCCACCGGCCCTACGACTATCATCCCGACCATCGCTACGTCGGCAGGCTGATGGACGACTCGGCGGTCGTCGTGGTCGCGCCGTTCTGGGTACCGGACACGCCGCCGACGCCGCGCAACCCCGTGTTCATGTACTACCAGGACGACTTCAAGCGCCCCTATCCGTTCCAGCCCGACATCGTGGTGTCGATCGATGCGGTCGCCGAGAAGAAGTGGGCGTGCATCACGGCCATGTCGTCGCAGTTCGGCGATGCGGACTCGTGGCAGGCGCGCACGCGTCCGAACATCCCGCGCAACGAGGCCGATCGCCAGGCCGCCCTGCTCGAAGGCGTCAAGCAGCGCAACGAAGCGGTCGCGAACCAGTACCGGCAGCAGTTGATCGCGCTCTACGGCGAGCAGCGCGGCCGCGCGGTGAAGTACGCCGAGGCATTCGAGCTGGGCCAGTACGGCCGCCAGCCCTCGATGGAGGAGCTGCGGAAGATGTTCCCGCTGCCGTGAGCGGGCCGGGGGCCGGCGATCAGGCGATGACGCCCTTGCGCACCGCGTAGAGCACGATCTCGGCGGTGTTGTGCAGGTTGAGCTTCTGCATCAGGTTCGCCCGATGCGTCTCGACGGTCGAGAGCCCGAGGTTCAGCTCGGTGGCCACCTCCTTGTTGGTCCGGCCTTCGGCGAGCAGTTGCAGCACTTCCTTCTCGCGATCGGTCAGCAGGTGGTACGAGTCGGTGAGCCCGCGTGAATGGAGGCGGCGGACATAGTCCTCGATCAGCACGCCGGCGACGGCGGGGCTGAAGAACGGTTTGCCCGTCGCGACCGCGCGCACCGCGGGCAGCAGATCCTCGTCGGCGGCGGTCTTCAGGAGGTAGCCGCGCGCGCCGGCCTCGAGCGCCCGAATGATGTAGGACTCGTCGGCGTGCATGCTGAGCATGATCACGCCGGGCGGACGGTCGAGCTTCTGCATCCGCGCGGCGACGTCGATGCCGTTGAGCTTCGGCATCCCGACGTCGAGGATGGCCAGGTCCGGCCGGACGTCTTCGGCGAGGCGGACGGCCTCGAGGCCATCGGCGGCCTCCGCCACCACGGTGTACCCGGCTTCTTCGAGCAGCCCGCGCAGGCCGCGGCGCACGATGCTGTGGTCGTCAGCTAGCAGCACTCGCAAGAGACACGTCCTTCAATGGAACCGGCAACGGCAACTGCACCATCAGGACGGTGCCCAGGTTCACCCCGCCGCCTATCTGCATCGTGCCGCCAAGTTCCTTGACGCGCTCCTCGATACCGCGCAGCCCGAGGCCGTTGCGGCGCTTCACCGGGTCGATGCCGACGCCATCGTCGCTCACCCGCACGATCAACGCGCCGGCCGTGCCGGTGATCTGCACACGCGCGGAACGGGCGCCGGAGTGACGGGCGCAGTTGGTCAGCGCCTCCTGGACGGCCCGATAGACGCAGGTGCGATGCCGCTCCGGCAATCCGTCGAGCTCGCCGCCCAGCTCGAGATCCACCTTGATCCCGAACCGGCTCGTGAAGTCGCGAACCAGCCACTCCAGCGCGGCCTGCAACCCGAAGTCGTCGAGCATGCTCGGCCGGAGGCCC
This portion of the Acidobacteriota bacterium genome encodes:
- the murQ gene encoding N-acetylmuramic acid 6-phosphate etherase, which gives rise to MSKWSSLPTEQINPRTLSIDRVSSAEIVAAMSREDRRVVAAVARERPRIARGIDMLAAALARGGRVFFVGAGTSGRLGVIEAAELPPTFGTPPEAVRAVIAGGEEAVFRAREGAEDDFDAGVRALADAGVSSRDVVVGISASGITEFVRGALTAAKRARATRVFVTCWPGTGLQALVHLVIAPAVGPEVIAGSTRLKAGTATKMALNMLTTGAMIRAGKTYGNLMVDVRTGSAKLKDRAKRIVSTVTGIAPERAGDLLAAADWDVKAAIVMAKTGGSPDAARETLRRAGGLMRRALGEDLAPVLRRRLRAARRRP
- a CDS encoding PIG-L family deacetylase, yielding MKALSASIALLAVLSLPSVRTMAQAPQPAPLRVIAFGAHPDDAELKVAGTASLWAAQGAKVKLVAMTNGDIGHFEQAGGPLAKRRLTEVQQCARGFGTEVATMDIHDGELVPSLDNRRMMSRLIREWQADIVLGHRPYDYHPDHRYVGRLMDDSAVVVVAPFWVPDTPPTPRNPVFMYYQDDFKRPYPFQPDIVVSIDAVAEKKWACITAMSSQFGDADSWQARTRPNIPRNEADRQAALLEGVKQRNEAVANQYRQQLIALYGEQRGRAVKYAEAFELGQYGRQPSMEELRKMFPLP
- a CDS encoding response regulator transcription factor, producing the protein MRVLLADDHSIVRRGLRGLLEEAGYTVVAEAADGLEAVRLAEDVRPDLAILDVGMPKLNGIDVAARMQKLDRPPGVIMLSMHADESYIIRALEAGARGYLLKTAADEDLLPAVRAVATGKPFFSPAVAGVLIEDYVRRLHSRGLTDSYHLLTDREKEVLQLLAEGRTNKEVATELNLGLSTVETHRANLMQKLNLHNTAEIVLYAVRKGVIA